One segment of Octopus sinensis linkage group LG27, ASM634580v1, whole genome shotgun sequence DNA contains the following:
- the LOC115225405 gene encoding serine/threonine-protein phosphatase 6 regulatory ankyrin repeat subunit B-like isoform X10 encodes MDVKKIISNIVDGDFKDVERLIKENPGTVNQINSHSQTFLMAACEQGSTSLIAFLIESGANMDMSDKEGLTALHYAVKSRKIDAVASLVSRGANVNKQDSWGYTPLHRAVRKNYEDVVKVLLSSKGNNILQVTQRNNDGGTPLHLASLHGHTDTAKLLLQQNGTDVRVVDKYGCTPLHLASLHGHTDTAKLLLQQNGTDVRLVDKYGRTPLHLASLYGHTDTAKLLLQQNGTDVMLVDKYGRTPLHLASLYGHTDTAKLLLQQNGTDVRVVDNDGCTPLHHASFHGHTDTAKLLLQQNGTDVRVVTKYGRTPLHLACWDGHTDTAKLLLQQNGTDVRVVTKYGRTPLHLACWDGHTDTAKLLLQQNGIDANKLDKHGDTPLHLAVQKQHYGVVSLMLAQDSVKLDIGNHNKMTPLLEAVSRTHLGIIHKFIIHGANMNAVDNDGNNCLHLSIIKKEIFHSEVEPIPILDECCKELQLDMDRRLSGIVVLSYLASQGASLYHRNDKKVTPLDCIENQHLKEKLKTFLQSLCRWCQEKKATVTLHPCQHTVICQNCCSQLAFKQCPICRQHILRKSGFVCPKSEEEATQAVAESVECPRCREKAVKTVVESIECPRCREKAAQAVAESVETPKLEEKCLQDVAKLLGVNWQQVGRNLGIRNVDLGIIRYDYPYNTKEQSFQMLHTWYTSCDPEMRTLKTLRKALKEAECFEALQCLPSEEK; translated from the exons ATGGATGTGAAGAAGATTATAAGCAACATTGTGGATGGGGACTTTAAAGATGTCGAACGACTTATCAAAGAAAATCCTGGAACA gTCAACCAAATAAACTCACACAGTCAAACTTTCTTAATGGCAGCTTGTGAACAGGGCAGCACAAGTCTCATAGCCTTCTTGATAGAATCTGGAGCCAATATGGACATGAGTGACAAAGAAGGTCTGACAGCATTACATTATGCTGTGAAAAG tcGTAAAATTGATGCTGTGGCCTCCTTAGTTTCCAGGGGAGCAAATGTTAATAAGCAGGACTCATGGGGCTACACACCTCTACATCGGGCTGTGAGGAAGAACTATGAAGATGTAGTCAAAGTCCTTTTAAGTAGCAAAGGAAATAACATTTTACAG GTCACTCAGCGAAATAATGATGGTGGGACACCTCTACATCTTGCCTCACttcatggacacacagacacagctaaaCTTCTCCTACAACAAAATGGCACTGATGTGAGGGTGGTGGACAAATATGGTTGCACACCTCTACATCTTGCCTCACttcatggacacacagacacagctaaaCTTCTCCTACAACAGAATGGCACTGATGTGAGGTTGGTGGACAAATATGGTCGGACACCTCTACATCTTGCCTCACtttatggacacacagacacagctaaaCTTCTCCTACAACAGAATGGCACTGATGTGATGTTGGTGGACAAATATGGTCGGACACCTCTACATCTTGCCTCACtttatggacacacagacacagctaaaCTTCTCCTACAACAGAATGGCACTGATGTGAGGGTGGTGGACAACGATGGTTGTACACCTCTACATCATGCCTCATttcatggacacacagacacagctaaaCTTCTCCTACAACAAAATGGCACTGATGTGAGGGTGGTGACCAAATATGGTCGGACACCTCTACATCTTGCCTGTTgggatggacacacagacacagctaaaCTTCTCCTACAACAAAATGGCACTGATGTGAGGGTGGTGACCAAATATGGTCGGACACCTCTACATCTTGCCTGTTgggatggacacacagacacagctaaaCTTCTCCTACAACAAAATGGCATCGATGCCAATAAACTGGACAAACATGGTGACACTCCCCTCCATCTGGCAGTTCAAAA GCAACACTATGGTGTGGTATCGTTGATGCTGGCCCAG GATTCAGTGAAACTGGATATTGGGAATCATAACAAAATGACACCATTGCTGGAAGCCGTGTCCAGGACCCACCTCGGAATAATCCATAAATTTATTATACATGGTGCAAATATGAATGCTGTCGACAATGATGGCAATAATTGTTTGCACCTCTCCataataaagaaagagatattCCATTCTGAGGTGGAACCCATTCCCATTTTAGATGAg TGCTGCAAAGAGCTCCAACTGGACATGGATAGGAGGCTCTCTGGAATAGTAGTTTTGAGTTATCTTGCCAGCCAAGGAGCCAGCTTATACCATCGTAATGATAAGAAAGTGACCCCATTGGACTGCATAGAAAATcaacatttgaaagaaaaattaaaaacatttttacaatCACT GTGTCGGTGGTGTCAAGAGAAAAAGGCTACTGTCACACTCCATCCATGTCAACATACTGTTATTTGTCAGAATTGCTGTTCTCAACTGGCATTTAAGCAATGCCCCATATGTCGACAACACATACTCCggaaaagtggatttg TGTGTCCAAAGTCTGAAGAAGAAGCAACCCAGGCAGTTGCAGAGTctgttg AGTGTCCAAGGTGTAGAGAAAAAGCAGTCAAGACGGTTGTAGAATCtattg AGTGTCCAAGGTGTAGAGAAAAAGCAGCCCAGGCAGTTGCAGAGTCTGTTG aaactCCAAAGTTAGAGGAGAAGTGTCTCCAAGATGTTGCAAAACTGTTAGGAGTCAACTGGCAGCaagttg GCAGGAATTTAGGAATCAGAAATGTCGATCTGGGGATTATCAGGTATGACTATCCTTATAACACTAAAGAGCAGAGCTTCCAGATGCTGCACACATGGTACACAAGTTGTGATCCAGAGATGCGAACACTCAAAACACTCAGAAAAGCTCTTAAGGAAGCTGAATGCTTTGAGGCACTTCAATGTCTACCTTCAGAAGAAAAGTGA
- the LOC115225405 gene encoding serine/threonine-protein phosphatase 6 regulatory ankyrin repeat subunit B-like isoform X4 yields the protein MDVKKIISNIVDGDFKDVERLIKENPGTVNQINSHSQTFLMAACEQGSTSLIAFLIESGANMDMSDKEGLTALHYAVKSRKIDAVASLVSRGANVNKQDSWGYTPLHRAVRKNYEDVVKVLLSSKGNNILQVTQRNNDGGTPLHLASLHGHTDTAKLLLQQNGTDVRVVDKYGCTPLHLASLHGHTDTAKLLLQQNGTDVRLVDKYGRTPLHLASLYGHTDTAKLLLQQNGTDVMLVDKYGRTPLHLASLYGHTDTAKLLLQQNGTDVRVVDNDGCTPLHHASFHGHTDTAKLLLQQNGTDVRVVTKYGRTPLHLACWDGHTDTAKLLLQQNGTDVRVVTKYGRTPLHLACWDGHTDTAKLLLQQNGIDANKLDKHGDTPLHLAVQKQHYGVVSLMLAQDSVKLDIGNHNKMTPLLEAVSRTHLGIIHKFIIHGANMNAVDNDGNNCLHLSIIKKEIFHSEVEPIPILDECCKELQLDMDRRLSGIVVLSYLASQGASLYHRNDKKVTPLDCIENQHLKEKLKTFLQSLCRWCQEKKATVTLHPCQHTVICQNCCSQLAFKQCPICRQHILRKSGFVCPKSEEEATQAVAESVECPRCREKAVKTVVESIVYPRCREKTVKTVVESFESLNLEENRSHSTSKKVEVKQQKVETPKLEEKCLQDVAKLLGVNWQQVGRNLGIRNVDLGIIRYDYPYNTKEQSFQMLHTWYTSCDPEMRTLKTLRKALKEAECFEALQCLPSEEK from the exons ATGGATGTGAAGAAGATTATAAGCAACATTGTGGATGGGGACTTTAAAGATGTCGAACGACTTATCAAAGAAAATCCTGGAACA gTCAACCAAATAAACTCACACAGTCAAACTTTCTTAATGGCAGCTTGTGAACAGGGCAGCACAAGTCTCATAGCCTTCTTGATAGAATCTGGAGCCAATATGGACATGAGTGACAAAGAAGGTCTGACAGCATTACATTATGCTGTGAAAAG tcGTAAAATTGATGCTGTGGCCTCCTTAGTTTCCAGGGGAGCAAATGTTAATAAGCAGGACTCATGGGGCTACACACCTCTACATCGGGCTGTGAGGAAGAACTATGAAGATGTAGTCAAAGTCCTTTTAAGTAGCAAAGGAAATAACATTTTACAG GTCACTCAGCGAAATAATGATGGTGGGACACCTCTACATCTTGCCTCACttcatggacacacagacacagctaaaCTTCTCCTACAACAAAATGGCACTGATGTGAGGGTGGTGGACAAATATGGTTGCACACCTCTACATCTTGCCTCACttcatggacacacagacacagctaaaCTTCTCCTACAACAGAATGGCACTGATGTGAGGTTGGTGGACAAATATGGTCGGACACCTCTACATCTTGCCTCACtttatggacacacagacacagctaaaCTTCTCCTACAACAGAATGGCACTGATGTGATGTTGGTGGACAAATATGGTCGGACACCTCTACATCTTGCCTCACtttatggacacacagacacagctaaaCTTCTCCTACAACAGAATGGCACTGATGTGAGGGTGGTGGACAACGATGGTTGTACACCTCTACATCATGCCTCATttcatggacacacagacacagctaaaCTTCTCCTACAACAAAATGGCACTGATGTGAGGGTGGTGACCAAATATGGTCGGACACCTCTACATCTTGCCTGTTgggatggacacacagacacagctaaaCTTCTCCTACAACAAAATGGCACTGATGTGAGGGTGGTGACCAAATATGGTCGGACACCTCTACATCTTGCCTGTTgggatggacacacagacacagctaaaCTTCTCCTACAACAAAATGGCATCGATGCCAATAAACTGGACAAACATGGTGACACTCCCCTCCATCTGGCAGTTCAAAA GCAACACTATGGTGTGGTATCGTTGATGCTGGCCCAG GATTCAGTGAAACTGGATATTGGGAATCATAACAAAATGACACCATTGCTGGAAGCCGTGTCCAGGACCCACCTCGGAATAATCCATAAATTTATTATACATGGTGCAAATATGAATGCTGTCGACAATGATGGCAATAATTGTTTGCACCTCTCCataataaagaaagagatattCCATTCTGAGGTGGAACCCATTCCCATTTTAGATGAg TGCTGCAAAGAGCTCCAACTGGACATGGATAGGAGGCTCTCTGGAATAGTAGTTTTGAGTTATCTTGCCAGCCAAGGAGCCAGCTTATACCATCGTAATGATAAGAAAGTGACCCCATTGGACTGCATAGAAAATcaacatttgaaagaaaaattaaaaacatttttacaatCACT GTGTCGGTGGTGTCAAGAGAAAAAGGCTACTGTCACACTCCATCCATGTCAACATACTGTTATTTGTCAGAATTGCTGTTCTCAACTGGCATTTAAGCAATGCCCCATATGTCGACAACACATACTCCggaaaagtggatttg TGTGTCCAAAGTCTGAAGAAGAAGCAACCCAGGCAGTTGCAGAGTctgttg AGTGTCCAAGGTGTAGAGAAAAAGCAGTCAAGACGGTTGTAGAATCtattg TGTATCCAAGGTGTAGAGAAAAAACAGTCAAGACGGTTGTAGAATCttttg agagtTTAAATTTGGAGGAAAACCGCTCCCATAGCACATCGAAGAAGGTGGAAGTTAAGCAACAGAaagttg aaactCCAAAGTTAGAGGAGAAGTGTCTCCAAGATGTTGCAAAACTGTTAGGAGTCAACTGGCAGCaagttg GCAGGAATTTAGGAATCAGAAATGTCGATCTGGGGATTATCAGGTATGACTATCCTTATAACACTAAAGAGCAGAGCTTCCAGATGCTGCACACATGGTACACAAGTTGTGATCCAGAGATGCGAACACTCAAAACACTCAGAAAAGCTCTTAAGGAAGCTGAATGCTTTGAGGCACTTCAATGTCTACCTTCAGAAGAAAAGTGA
- the LOC115225405 gene encoding serine/threonine-protein phosphatase 6 regulatory ankyrin repeat subunit B-like isoform X11 — MDVKKIISNIVDGDFKDVERLIKENPGTVNQINSHSQTFLMAACEQGSTSLIAFLIESGANMDMSDKEGLTALHYAVKSRKIDAVASLVSRGANVNKQDSWGYTPLHRAVRKNYEDVVKVLLSSKGNNILQVTQRNNDGGTPLHLASLHGHTDTAKLLLQQNGTDVRVVDKYGCTPLHLASLHGHTDTAKLLLQQNGTDVRLVDKYGRTPLHLASLYGHTDTAKLLLQQNGTDVMLVDKYGRTPLHLASLYGHTDTAKLLLQQNGTDVRVVDNDGCTPLHHASFHGHTDTAKLLLQQNGTDVRVVTKYGRTPLHLACWDGHTDTAKLLLQQNGTDVRVVTKYGRTPLHLACWDGHTDTAKLLLQQNGIDANKLDKHGDTPLHLAVQKQHYGVVSLMLAQDSVKLDIGNHNKMTPLLEAVSRTHLGIIHKFIIHGANMNAVDNDGNNCLHLSIIKKEIFHSEVEPIPILDECCKELQLDMDRRLSGIVVLSYLASQGASLYHRNDKKVTPLDCIENQHLKEKLKTFLQSLCRWCQEKKATVTLHPCQHTVICQNCCSQLAFKQCPICRQHILRKSGFVCPKSEEEATQAVAESVESLNLEENRSHSTSKKVEVKQQKVETPKLEEKCLQDVAKLLGVNWQQVGRNLGIRNVDLGIIRYDYPYNTKEQSFQMLHTWYTSCDPEMRTLKTLRKALKEAECFEALQCLPSEEK; from the exons ATGGATGTGAAGAAGATTATAAGCAACATTGTGGATGGGGACTTTAAAGATGTCGAACGACTTATCAAAGAAAATCCTGGAACA gTCAACCAAATAAACTCACACAGTCAAACTTTCTTAATGGCAGCTTGTGAACAGGGCAGCACAAGTCTCATAGCCTTCTTGATAGAATCTGGAGCCAATATGGACATGAGTGACAAAGAAGGTCTGACAGCATTACATTATGCTGTGAAAAG tcGTAAAATTGATGCTGTGGCCTCCTTAGTTTCCAGGGGAGCAAATGTTAATAAGCAGGACTCATGGGGCTACACACCTCTACATCGGGCTGTGAGGAAGAACTATGAAGATGTAGTCAAAGTCCTTTTAAGTAGCAAAGGAAATAACATTTTACAG GTCACTCAGCGAAATAATGATGGTGGGACACCTCTACATCTTGCCTCACttcatggacacacagacacagctaaaCTTCTCCTACAACAAAATGGCACTGATGTGAGGGTGGTGGACAAATATGGTTGCACACCTCTACATCTTGCCTCACttcatggacacacagacacagctaaaCTTCTCCTACAACAGAATGGCACTGATGTGAGGTTGGTGGACAAATATGGTCGGACACCTCTACATCTTGCCTCACtttatggacacacagacacagctaaaCTTCTCCTACAACAGAATGGCACTGATGTGATGTTGGTGGACAAATATGGTCGGACACCTCTACATCTTGCCTCACtttatggacacacagacacagctaaaCTTCTCCTACAACAGAATGGCACTGATGTGAGGGTGGTGGACAACGATGGTTGTACACCTCTACATCATGCCTCATttcatggacacacagacacagctaaaCTTCTCCTACAACAAAATGGCACTGATGTGAGGGTGGTGACCAAATATGGTCGGACACCTCTACATCTTGCCTGTTgggatggacacacagacacagctaaaCTTCTCCTACAACAAAATGGCACTGATGTGAGGGTGGTGACCAAATATGGTCGGACACCTCTACATCTTGCCTGTTgggatggacacacagacacagctaaaCTTCTCCTACAACAAAATGGCATCGATGCCAATAAACTGGACAAACATGGTGACACTCCCCTCCATCTGGCAGTTCAAAA GCAACACTATGGTGTGGTATCGTTGATGCTGGCCCAG GATTCAGTGAAACTGGATATTGGGAATCATAACAAAATGACACCATTGCTGGAAGCCGTGTCCAGGACCCACCTCGGAATAATCCATAAATTTATTATACATGGTGCAAATATGAATGCTGTCGACAATGATGGCAATAATTGTTTGCACCTCTCCataataaagaaagagatattCCATTCTGAGGTGGAACCCATTCCCATTTTAGATGAg TGCTGCAAAGAGCTCCAACTGGACATGGATAGGAGGCTCTCTGGAATAGTAGTTTTGAGTTATCTTGCCAGCCAAGGAGCCAGCTTATACCATCGTAATGATAAGAAAGTGACCCCATTGGACTGCATAGAAAATcaacatttgaaagaaaaattaaaaacatttttacaatCACT GTGTCGGTGGTGTCAAGAGAAAAAGGCTACTGTCACACTCCATCCATGTCAACATACTGTTATTTGTCAGAATTGCTGTTCTCAACTGGCATTTAAGCAATGCCCCATATGTCGACAACACATACTCCggaaaagtggatttg TGTGTCCAAAGTCTGAAGAAGAAGCAACCCAGGCAGTTGCAGAGTctgttg agagtTTAAATTTGGAGGAAAACCGCTCCCATAGCACATCGAAGAAGGTGGAAGTTAAGCAACAGAaagttg aaactCCAAAGTTAGAGGAGAAGTGTCTCCAAGATGTTGCAAAACTGTTAGGAGTCAACTGGCAGCaagttg GCAGGAATTTAGGAATCAGAAATGTCGATCTGGGGATTATCAGGTATGACTATCCTTATAACACTAAAGAGCAGAGCTTCCAGATGCTGCACACATGGTACACAAGTTGTGATCCAGAGATGCGAACACTCAAAACACTCAGAAAAGCTCTTAAGGAAGCTGAATGCTTTGAGGCACTTCAATGTCTACCTTCAGAAGAAAAGTGA
- the LOC115225405 gene encoding serine/threonine-protein phosphatase 6 regulatory ankyrin repeat subunit B-like isoform X6 has translation MDVKKIISNIVDGDFKDVERLIKENPGTVNQINSHSQTFLMAACEQGSTSLIAFLIESGANMDMSDKEGLTALHYAVKSRKIDAVASLVSRGANVNKQDSWGYTPLHRAVRKNYEDVVKVLLSSKGNNILQVTQRNNDGGTPLHLASLHGHTDTAKLLLQQNGTDVRVVDKYGCTPLHLASLHGHTDTAKLLLQQNGTDVRLVDKYGRTPLHLASLYGHTDTAKLLLQQNGTDVMLVDKYGRTPLHLASLYGHTDTAKLLLQQNGTDVRVVDNDGCTPLHHASFHGHTDTAKLLLQQNGTDVRVVTKYGRTPLHLACWDGHTDTAKLLLQQNGTDVRVVTKYGRTPLHLACWDGHTDTAKLLLQQNGIDANKLDKHGDTPLHLAVQKQHYGVVSLMLAQDSVKLDIGNHNKMTPLLEAVSRTHLGIIHKFIIHGANMNAVDNDGNNCLHLSIIKKEIFHSEVEPIPILDECCKELQLDMDRRLSGIVVLSYLASQGASLYHRNDKKVTPLDCIENQHLKEKLKTFLQSLCRWCQEKKATVTLHPCQHTVICQNCCSQLAFKQCPICRQHILRKSGFECPRCREKAVKTVVESIVYPRCREKTVKTVVESFESLNLEENRSHSTSKKVEVKQQKVETPKLEEKCLQDVAKLLGVNWQQVGRNLGIRNVDLGIIRYDYPYNTKEQSFQMLHTWYTSCDPEMRTLKTLRKALKEAECFEALQCLPSEEK, from the exons ATGGATGTGAAGAAGATTATAAGCAACATTGTGGATGGGGACTTTAAAGATGTCGAACGACTTATCAAAGAAAATCCTGGAACA gTCAACCAAATAAACTCACACAGTCAAACTTTCTTAATGGCAGCTTGTGAACAGGGCAGCACAAGTCTCATAGCCTTCTTGATAGAATCTGGAGCCAATATGGACATGAGTGACAAAGAAGGTCTGACAGCATTACATTATGCTGTGAAAAG tcGTAAAATTGATGCTGTGGCCTCCTTAGTTTCCAGGGGAGCAAATGTTAATAAGCAGGACTCATGGGGCTACACACCTCTACATCGGGCTGTGAGGAAGAACTATGAAGATGTAGTCAAAGTCCTTTTAAGTAGCAAAGGAAATAACATTTTACAG GTCACTCAGCGAAATAATGATGGTGGGACACCTCTACATCTTGCCTCACttcatggacacacagacacagctaaaCTTCTCCTACAACAAAATGGCACTGATGTGAGGGTGGTGGACAAATATGGTTGCACACCTCTACATCTTGCCTCACttcatggacacacagacacagctaaaCTTCTCCTACAACAGAATGGCACTGATGTGAGGTTGGTGGACAAATATGGTCGGACACCTCTACATCTTGCCTCACtttatggacacacagacacagctaaaCTTCTCCTACAACAGAATGGCACTGATGTGATGTTGGTGGACAAATATGGTCGGACACCTCTACATCTTGCCTCACtttatggacacacagacacagctaaaCTTCTCCTACAACAGAATGGCACTGATGTGAGGGTGGTGGACAACGATGGTTGTACACCTCTACATCATGCCTCATttcatggacacacagacacagctaaaCTTCTCCTACAACAAAATGGCACTGATGTGAGGGTGGTGACCAAATATGGTCGGACACCTCTACATCTTGCCTGTTgggatggacacacagacacagctaaaCTTCTCCTACAACAAAATGGCACTGATGTGAGGGTGGTGACCAAATATGGTCGGACACCTCTACATCTTGCCTGTTgggatggacacacagacacagctaaaCTTCTCCTACAACAAAATGGCATCGATGCCAATAAACTGGACAAACATGGTGACACTCCCCTCCATCTGGCAGTTCAAAA GCAACACTATGGTGTGGTATCGTTGATGCTGGCCCAG GATTCAGTGAAACTGGATATTGGGAATCATAACAAAATGACACCATTGCTGGAAGCCGTGTCCAGGACCCACCTCGGAATAATCCATAAATTTATTATACATGGTGCAAATATGAATGCTGTCGACAATGATGGCAATAATTGTTTGCACCTCTCCataataaagaaagagatattCCATTCTGAGGTGGAACCCATTCCCATTTTAGATGAg TGCTGCAAAGAGCTCCAACTGGACATGGATAGGAGGCTCTCTGGAATAGTAGTTTTGAGTTATCTTGCCAGCCAAGGAGCCAGCTTATACCATCGTAATGATAAGAAAGTGACCCCATTGGACTGCATAGAAAATcaacatttgaaagaaaaattaaaaacatttttacaatCACT GTGTCGGTGGTGTCAAGAGAAAAAGGCTACTGTCACACTCCATCCATGTCAACATACTGTTATTTGTCAGAATTGCTGTTCTCAACTGGCATTTAAGCAATGCCCCATATGTCGACAACACATACTCCggaaaagtggatttg AGTGTCCAAGGTGTAGAGAAAAAGCAGTCAAGACGGTTGTAGAATCtattg TGTATCCAAGGTGTAGAGAAAAAACAGTCAAGACGGTTGTAGAATCttttg agagtTTAAATTTGGAGGAAAACCGCTCCCATAGCACATCGAAGAAGGTGGAAGTTAAGCAACAGAaagttg aaactCCAAAGTTAGAGGAGAAGTGTCTCCAAGATGTTGCAAAACTGTTAGGAGTCAACTGGCAGCaagttg GCAGGAATTTAGGAATCAGAAATGTCGATCTGGGGATTATCAGGTATGACTATCCTTATAACACTAAAGAGCAGAGCTTCCAGATGCTGCACACATGGTACACAAGTTGTGATCCAGAGATGCGAACACTCAAAACACTCAGAAAAGCTCTTAAGGAAGCTGAATGCTTTGAGGCACTTCAATGTCTACCTTCAGAAGAAAAGTGA